The Thermoanaerobacterium thermosaccharolyticum DSM 571 region GCTCCAATAGCAATAAAAGAATCAGGCATATCATGCGTCATTGCAAAGTCTTTTGCAAGGATTTTCTACAGAAATGCCATAAATATAGGTTTGCCTATCTTGGAATGTCCTGATGCGGCATCTGCCATAGAAGATGGTGACATGGTATCGGTTGACTTAGAGACAGGTATTATAAAAGATATAACTAAGGGCATTGAGTTTAAATCGCAGCCGTTTCCGGAGTTTATAAAGAAAATCATTGAATGTGGTGGACTCATCAACTATGTTAAGGAAAAGGTGGTATAAATGTACAAAATAGCTGTATTGCCTGGTGATGGAATAGGAAAAGAAGTTATAGAGGAAGCATTAAAAGTATTGGATTCAGTTTCAGAAAAGTATGGGATAGAGTTCGATATAAAAAAGTATTTGTTTGGCGGGTGTGCAATTGATGAGTATGGTACTCCATATCCTAAAGAGACGGAAGAAGCGTGTCTTGAAAGCGATGCTATTCTACTAGGTGCTGTTGGTGGTCCGAAATGGGATGATTTAGATGGAGACAAAAGGCCGGAGGCAGGGCTTCTTGCATTAAGAAAAAGCCTAGATGTGTACGCAAATTTAAGGCCTGCCATCCTTTTTAGCTCCTTGAAAAGTGCATCGCCACTTAAAGATGAGCTTTTAAAGGATGGTTTAGATGTGCTTGTTGTTAGAGAACTGACAGGTGGTATATATTTCGGTGAAAGAGGAACGGAAAAGATAGATTATGGTTATAAAGCGTATGATACAGAAGCTTATACCACAAAAGAAATAGAAAGAATAGCTCATATTGCTTTTAAAGCTGCTAGAAATAGAAAGAAGAAAGTTACATCTGTTGATAAAGCGAACATATTGGATTCATCAAGACTATGGAGAAAAGTTGTCAATGAAGTTAGCAAGGAATACCCAGATGTAGAATTAAACCATCAGTATATTGACAATTGCTCGATGCAGCTTATAAAAGATCCGTCCCAATTTGACGTAATATTGACATCCAATTTGTTTGGCGACATTTTATCAGATGAAGCATCACAGCTTACAGGATCTATAGGAATGCTGCCATCTGCAAGTTTGAGAGGAGATAAAGTCGGATTATATGAGCCTGTTCACGGTTCAGCGCCAGACATTGCAGGTACTAAAAAGGCCAATCCATTGGCGACTAT contains the following coding sequences:
- the leuD gene encoding 3-isopropylmalate dehydratase small subunit; amino-acid sequence: MEGKAIKYGDNVDTDVIIPARFLNTSDPKELASHCMEDIDKDFKSKVKPGDIMIAGYNFGCGSSREHAPIAIKESGISCVIAKSFARIFYRNAINIGLPILECPDAASAIEDGDMVSVDLETGIIKDITKGIEFKSQPFPEFIKKIIECGGLINYVKEKVV
- the leuB gene encoding 3-isopropylmalate dehydrogenase; the protein is MYKIAVLPGDGIGKEVIEEALKVLDSVSEKYGIEFDIKKYLFGGCAIDEYGTPYPKETEEACLESDAILLGAVGGPKWDDLDGDKRPEAGLLALRKSLDVYANLRPAILFSSLKSASPLKDELLKDGLDVLVVRELTGGIYFGERGTEKIDYGYKAYDTEAYTTKEIERIAHIAFKAARNRKKKVTSVDKANILDSSRLWRKVVNEVSKEYPDVELNHQYIDNCSMQLIKDPSQFDVILTSNLFGDILSDEASQLTGSIGMLPSASLRGDKVGLYEPVHGSAPDIAGTKKANPLATILSVAMMLEYSFDRLDAANDIRKAVNELLEDGYRTPDLGSGIILNTEEMGDMVVKYLKR